One region of Vespula vulgaris chromosome 9, iyVesVulg1.1, whole genome shotgun sequence genomic DNA includes:
- the LOC127066042 gene encoding Na(+)/H(+) exchange regulatory cofactor NHE-RF1, with product MSSLKGDKTPYARLCHIVKWDDFDGYGFNLHAEKGKNGQYIGKVDEGSPSQAAGLKQGDRIIEVNEINIANETHKQVVERIKAFPNETKLLVLDQEADEHFRANNVVVKGTMANVKVIKTPERNPNSVDHEEGSDHGVSADENARKSSGSNDTEHSDSTATTVNASTIAVTTTMTTTASSTTMSSLSSENEETSVARENGSANSRNSETTEAHVHGTGNGTVTGNNEPRQGLNLKMSAKELRAQLAARKKYDPKKESIGFKDKFDIVQKL from the exons ATGTCGTCCCTGAAGGGCGATAAGACACCGTACGCGCGTCTTTGCCACATCGTCAAGTGGGACGACTTTGACGGTTACGGCTTCAATCTTCACGCggagaaagggaagaacgGGCAGTACATCGGTAAGGTGGACGAGGGTTCCCCGAGCCAAGCCGCTGGCTTGAAGCAAGGGGATCGGATCATCGAGGTGAACGAGATTAACATAGCCAACGAGACTCACAAGCAGGTGGTCGAACGCATCAAGGCGTTCCCGAACGAGACCAAGCTCCTGGTGCTCGATCAGGAGGCTGACGAGCACTTCAGGGCTAACAACGTCGTCGTCAAGGGCACCATGGCGAACGTCAAGGTGATCAAGACGCCGGAGAGGAATCCGAACAGCGTGGATCACGAGGAGGGATCGGACCACGGCGTCTCCGCCGACGAG AACGCACGAAAGTCGAGCGGGTCCAACGACACGGAGCACAGCGATAGCACGGCAACGACGGTGAACGCTTCTACGATAGCGgtgacaacgacgatgacgacgacggcgTCCTCGACGACGATGTCCTCGTTGTCGAGCGAAAACGAAGAGACGAGCGTCGCTCGAGAAAACGGCAGCGCTAATTCGAGAAACAGCGAGACGACGGAGGCTCACGTTCACGGAACCGGCAACGGCACCGTGACCGGAAACAACGAGCCCAGGCAAGGTTTGAACCTGAAGATGAGCGCGAAGGAGCTCAGGGCTCAGCTGGCGGCACGGAAGAAGTACGATCCCAAGAAGGAGTCGATCGGCTTCAAGGACAAATTCGACATCGTTCAGAAACTTTAA